In one window of Miscanthus floridulus cultivar M001 chromosome 12, ASM1932011v1, whole genome shotgun sequence DNA:
- the LOC136495165 gene encoding uncharacterized protein gives MDLHYGARVGEAMAVGEAAYIATATATAGTGPTTGSTGAVVDVVTREMAAQELGTVVQLHFDKTVEKKRAADAQKQELWRLFLAFFLLLSLVLSGVAASPPARLQCRHLWAPAGLLSLAHLAFYAAVAHHLRCLNGFRYQRRCHKLTLALAADRLRMLKSAAEVVPAADVEVPYQEPPEAYLAKFRRSWAIHFAFLITTFAFSVAASVAILCF, from the coding sequence ATGGATCTGCACTACGGCGCCCGGGTCGGGGAGGCCATGGCAGTGGGCGAGGCGGCCTAcatcgccaccgccaccgccaccgccggcaCCGGACCCACCACCGGGTCCACCGGCGCCGTGGTGGACGTGGTGACCCGCGAGATGGCGGCGCAGGAGCTGGGCACGGTGGTGCAGCTGCACTTCGACAAGACGGTGGAGAAGAAGCGCGCCGCCGACGCGCAGAAGCAGGAGCTGTGGCGCCTCTTCctcgccttcttcctcctcctgtcCCTCGTTCTCTCCGGCGTCGCGGCCTCCCCGCCCGCGCGCCTCCAGTGCCGCCACCTCTGGGCGCCCGCGGGCCTGCTCTCGCTCGCGCACCTCGCCTTCTACGCCGCCGTCGCGCACCACCTCCGCTGCCTCAACGGATTCCGCTACCAGCGACGATGCCACAAGCTCACGCTCGCGCTCGCCGCCGACAGGCTCAGGATGCTCAAGTCCGCGGCTGAGGTCGTCCCGGCGGCAGACGTCGAGGTGCCGTACCAGGAGCCGCCCGAGGCGTACCTCGCCAAGTTCAGGAGGAGCTGGGCCATCCACTTCGCCTTCCTCATCACCACATTCGCCTTCTCCGTCGCCGCCTCCGTCGCAATCCTCTGCTTCTAG